The Thermomicrobiales bacterium nucleotide sequence TCGCCAAAGAGATCACGCCAACCGGCGGCCAATACGGTTATGGAGGTGCCATCTTCGGTAGTGGGACACTGGTCATCGATCGCAGTACGATCAACAATAATGTCTCGATGAATGGTGGGGCCATCCTCGGATCCTTCTCCCGGCTGAGCATCTCCAATAGCACCTTGAGTGGCAATAGTGCCGACATCGGAGGCGCTATCAAGATCGGTTTGAGTTCATCAGTTCTGGAGATCACCAATAGCACGCTCGCGGGAAATAGCGCCAGATACGGCAGCACCATCATGTTCGACGCAGCCGCGACCCTGAATGCAACCAACAGTATCTTCGCTGGAGGAGGGCCAAGCACCACCTGTGTATTTCCCTACGCGCCGACGGTCAATGACCTGGGCGGCAACTTGGCGAACGACTCGTCATGTGGCATCGGTACCTTCGCCAGCCTGGCAAACCTCAAGCTCGGCCCACTTGCCGACAACGGTGGCCCAACGCAGACAATCGCGCTCGGGAACGGCTCAGTTGCTATCGGCGCGGGCGACTCGGATGTCTGCAACGCCGATCCGATCAACGGCGTTGACCAGCGCGGCTCTGCCCGTCTGACGATGACGTGTGACAGTGGCGCGTTCGATACAGGCACGCCTCCAGACACCACCGCCCCGACGATCACCCCGACGATCAGCGGGACGCTTGGTGAGAGCGGCTGGTACACCAGTGACGTTGATGTCTCGTGGAGTGTCGTTGATGCCGAATCGACCGTCAGTTCTCAACCGGCTGCGAAGCGACGACGATAACGGAGGACACCACCGGCACGACCTACACTTGTGAGGGCCACCAGTGCTGGCGGGAGCAGCAGCGAATCCGTCACGATCAAGCGCGACGCGACAGCTCCGGTCGTCAGTGTCACCGGCGTCAGCGACGGCGCGTCATATGTTGCTGGCTCCGTTCCGAAGCTGATTGCAGCACAAACCGACGCAGACGGTGGCTCTCGGTGAGAACTCGGTCGCCATCGGCGCAGGCGTATCAGCAGCCTGTAACGCTGACCCGGTCAACGGCCTTGACCAGCGTGGTTATATCCGTCAGACGACGACCTGCGACAGCGGCGCATATGACAGCACTGCGGACTTTGTCGACACGACCGGCCCGGTCATCACCCCGACCGTCAGCGGTACCTAAGGTGCAAATGGCTGGTATACCAGTGACGTGACAGTGACCTGGAGCGTTATCGACGAGTCGACCATCATATCCTCAACCGGCTGCAACGCCACGACAGTCACCGCGGACACTATCGGCACGACACTGACCTGCGAGGCGACCAGTGAGGGCGGCACCAGCAGCCAGTCGGTCACGTTCAAGCGTGATGCCACCCCGCCGACGGTCTTGTATTTTGGTCCGAGCGATGGATCGTCCTATCTTCCTGGTACTGTTCCCGAGGCGGGTTGCACAACGCTAGACGCACTCTCTGGCGTCGCAACCAACGCAACGCTCTCGACGAGTGGAGGTCCCAGCGGCTCTATTACCGTTACCTGCTCAGGCGCAACGGACAACGCCGGGAACACTGCGGCAGCGGTCTCCGTCACCTACAACATCGTCGACACCACAGCGCCGAGCATCACCTACATCTTCGACACCAACGGCACCGTGCCGGTCAACGGGTGGTACGGCAATAATCTCACGCTCACCTGGGTCGTTACTGAACCGGAATCGCCGGATACCCTTGTTCTGGATGGTTGTGAAGATCAGATCATCACCGGCGATCTACCGATCACGACCTTCAGTTGTTCGGCAACATCTGCGGGTGGCACAGCCGGACCGGTCACGATCACCTTTGGGAACGACAAAACTGCGCCCGATATGACATTCACGGGCCTGACTGCCGACGCGATCTATCCACTGAGTGCGGTGCCGGTGCCGGTTTGCGAGGCGACCGACGCGACCTCCGGTATGGCCGACGGCTTCCCAACGCTGACCTATGACGGCGGGCCGCTCGGAACGGTGGTGGCAATCTGTTCCGCTAAAGACGTCTACGGCAACACACGGCAGATAGGTGTGCACTACACCGTCATTGATGACACTGCCCCGGTGATCACGCCGACCCTCGACCCGGCAACGCCCGACGCTGCCAACGGCTGGTACAGCAGCGACATCACGGTCAGTTGGACCGTCGAAGACGAGTCTCCCATCAGCGCCTCGGCTGGCTGCGACACCACAACGCTTGACACCGACACCACCGGCGCGACGCTCACCTGCGAAGCGACCAGTGCTGGTGGCACGAGCAGCCAGTCGGTCACGATCAAGCGCGACGCGACGGCACCGGTCGTCAGCGTCACCGGCGTGGCAGATGGTGCGTCGTACGTCGCCGGTTCCGTCCCGGCAGCAGGCTGCACGACAGTTGACGCCACATCTGGCGTTGCCACCGACGCGACGCTTTTAGCACCAGCGGTGGGCCGCTCGGACCGATCACCGCGACCTGCGCCGGAGCAACGGACAACGCCGGTAACACCGGTAGCGTGTCCGTGACGTATACCGTCACGGACAGCAGCGCACCGATCATCGGCTACACGCTCGATCCCGCCACGCCTGATGGCGCGAACGGCTGGTACAGCGGAACAGTCACGCCTGCCACCTGGACCGTGACTGAGCCGGAAACGCCTGACACGCTGTCGCAGGTCGGCTGCGCGAACCAGACCATCACCGCCGATCAGGCCGAGACGACCTACCCTGCTCGGCCACCTCCGGCGGTGCTGCAGCACAGGTCGATGTCACCATCGGTCGCGACGCCACCGCCCCGGTAGTGAGCGTCACGGGCATCGCCGATGGCGCGGTCTACACGCTCGGCGACGTGATCCCAGCCGTCGGCTGCACGACGACCGACGCCACCTCCGGTGTCGCGACACAGGCCACCGTCAGCACGACAGGCGGACCGGTCGGCGACATCGTCACCTGCGCTGGTGCGACGGACAACGCGGGCAACACAGCGGCAGCAGCCTCGGCGACCTACTCCGTGCAGTATGACTGGAATGGCTTCAGCGGCGTGGTGAAGAACCAGCCGAAGGCGACCACCTGATCGCCCCTGCTGCCGGTGCCGGTCCTGTTCTCGATCGATGGCAACCAGGGACGCGACGCCGTTACCAGCATCACCTCGCGCAGTTGAAAGTAACGCACCGGGTGTTGGTGAAGTCAGTGCCGGATCGTTGTTCAACATTGGCGTCGTCAGTCTGGGACGGACTGACCAGTACCTGTTCATCTGGACGACGCCGCGCTCGTGGGCACGCACCTGCCGGGTGCTGACGGTCACGCTGGCCGACGGCACTTCGCACGAAGCGACGTTCAACTCGCCAGCGAAGGAGGAACTAGCCCTATTCGTTCGCACGAACCCGGAACCGCGGCCGATGTCACCGACGCTGGCCGCGGTTCGTTGTATCCGGCGGCGATCGTCAGTGAACCGTTGGCAAGTCAGGGTCGGCAGCGAGCATGGCGGATGCCGATCGAGCGCGGCCATCGCCGTCGATTGCGCCTGCTCGATCGTGAGCATGTAGCCGCTGGATATGGCGGCGTCGATCCGCGCCGACGAGAGCTGGCGCCGAATCGTGGAGATCGTCGCCTCGTTCGTGCGCTCCCCGAGCAGGTCAGCCTTCGCCTTGAGTGTCTCCCGTAGGGTGTAGGAGGCTCCAATGAGTTGGGCCGCATCTTCCGGCTGACGTTCGGCGATGAGTGACGCGACCATACGCAGGTTGCTGCTGTGAAGGCCCGGTCGCCGACCGCGCCAGCCCCGGCCAGTCCTCGCGGAACAAGTCTGCGGCCCGCGTGTAATCGGTGGCGACGTTTGCCGCCCCGCCGCGCATCGTCGCGACGAGATGGCGACGAACCGCGTGTTGCCCAGCGATCTCATAGCCAGGCTGTCGTCGAGCGCCGCCAGCCCGCTCGCCAGCTCCTCGGCGTAAACGAGCGTGACTCCGAGATTCAGCAGGCCAAACGCGATGACCTGCCGGTCGTCCAGTCGCTGTGCGATTGCCAGCCCCGCTTCAGTTACATCCGCGGCTGCGCGGATGTCGCCCCCGCCGCTTGACGATGCCGAGCCGATCAGCGCTTCGGCCAGCGTGCGTTGGTCGTCGAGCTGCTCCGCCAGTCGGCAGCACGCGTTCAGCGTCTCCAGCGCCTCGTCCAGCAGCGCCTTCGCCGCTCGCGCCAGCTCGCCGCTACGCAGCAGCCCCGCCATGCGCAGCGGCAGCGGTACCGACTCGTCGCGCCGCGCCAGCAACGGGTTCAGCCGACGGCCCTCGCTGAGATAGCTGCGCACCGACCAGAACGGCGCAAGCGCGACCGCCAGCCGCAGCCCCTCGGTCGTCATATCGCCGTCGCTGAGCCAGCGCGCGGCGTGCATGTTCTCGGTATCGCGATCCAGCTTCAGCAGCCAGTCGACCTGCCCGCCATTCAGCTCCGGCGCGCTGCGGAGCGCCAGCGCCGTGAAGGCGGCGGCGTGTCGGGCAGCGACGATGTGCCGATCTCCCGATGCCGCGAGTCGTTCGTCGGCGAACAGCCGCACCGGCTCCAGCAGGTATTAGCAGCGTTACCGGACCGCTACGATCAACCTGAATCAATGACTGATCCACCAGTTGCGGCAGCAGCCCGAGTACCTGCCTGACTGGCAGATCGTTGCCGGCGCAGACCGCCTCGGCAGACTCAAGGTCGCAGCCGCCGCGGAAGATCGCCAGGCGCTCGAACAACCGTTGCTCCGGGGCGCTGAGCAGCGAGTAGCCCACTCCAGCGCTGCCTGCACCGACTGATGGCGGCTGGGTGTGCCGGTCCGTTTGCCCGATCTTCGGACAGCACGTCCGCCAGGCGCGTCGTGACCTGCTCGATGCTCAACACCCGCAGCAGCGCCGCCGTCAGCTCGATCGCCAGCGGCACGCCCGAGAGGCGGACGCAGATGTCAGCGATGGCGTCCGCGTTGTGCTCAGTCAGCTCGAACTGCGGCACGATGACCTCGGCTCGATTGACGAACAGCTGAATCGCCGGGATGGCGGCTAGTTGCTCCAATCGTCAGTGCGCGGTCGGTTTGTGGGGTCTCAAGCGGATGAATGCGCCAGATCTGCTCCCCGGCGATGTGGAGCGGGGTACGGCTGGTCGCGATGATACGGAGACAGCAGGCGCGAGCAGCCATCGGCCAGCTCCGCGCAGCCGCTGAGGACGTGCTCGCAGTTGTCCAGCACAAGCAGCGCGTGGCGCGATCCCAGGAAGGCGATGATGCGTTCGACGAGCGGTTCGTCCGGCGCCTCGCGCAGATCCAGCGTGAGTGCCACGACTGTCGCCACCTGCTCGGCTTCATCGAGCGGCGCAAGCTGGACAAACCAGATGCCGTCCGGAAAATCCGTTGCGGCTTCCATGGCCAGATGCAAGCGCCAGCCGCGTCTTGCCGATCCCGGCAAAGCCGGCCAGCGTGAGCAAGCGCTTGTCGGTTGGCGCGCTCAACCTGGCACGTAGTGCGGCCATCTCGCTCGAACGCCCAATGAGCGGCGTCGCCGGTACGCTGACCGCGCCACGTGCCGATGTCACGACCGTGCCAGGGTCTCGGGTCGCCCCGGCTCCGGCTCGACGATGCGCGCCTGTTGCGCCGAGCCGAGCAGGTCGGCGCGTTCGCTGCCGGTCAGGTTCAGTCCGTCAGCGAGCTGCCGCAAAAGGATGGGCACTGATGCGTGCGAATGCCGCGTTCCAGCGCGCTGATCGCCGAGGCCGTCAGCCCGCGCGATCCGCAAGCTCAACCTGCGGAGCCCGGCACGGCGGCGGTAGTGACGAAGGAGTTGCCCAAATGTGAGCGGCGATGCTGACTCTCTGGGCATCGTGCGCCCATCTCCCGACTGAATGTATAACCAGTGTGCGAGTATTGACCGTTCTATCGCACCGGTGAATTCCAGACACTATCTGTAGTGATCTGACTGGCGTTGTCGCACGCGACACCCAGATGATAGCGCAATGGCTCACTGCTGCTTCCGGCAGCGGGTGGAATCGTGTACCTTCGTACAGGAAAATCCCGGCTGACGCTGATTCTGTTTGTCCTCATCCTGGAAGGGAAAGACTATGTCAAGGAAAGTCCTCCGGATCATGCTGACGCTGGGCATGACCCTGGCGACATTCACCTGGGCCGCGCTGCCAGCGCAGGCGGCAGGCACGGTTCTGTTCTGTCCGTCAAACCAGGCCATGCTGGAAGCTGCCATCGGTGCTGCCGGCCCCGGCGGCACGATGCTGTTCAGTTGCAACACGAGCATCACGCTGACGAGCACGATCGCGCTGGCCGACGTCACGCTCGATGGCAACGGCTTTGACGTCACGCTCGACGGTAACGACGCCGTGCGCATCTTCACTGTGTCCGGTACCGTGTCGCTGATCGGCCTGCACCTGACCCATGGCTTCTCTAGTGCATACCTGGATGGCGGCGCAATCTATGCAGCTTCTGGCAGCGTTCTGACCGTGACG carries:
- a CDS encoding right-handed parallel beta-helix repeat-containing protein; this encodes MIKRLGRTILVLGMVLTTFSWLVPSASADGATVPVCPADEMAVRAALIAARYGGTVLFTCDAHITLADKLLLGDVTIDGNGFDVTIDGNNAVGVFSVFGTVSLIGLHIVNGFGSTAGAIYADKNSTLRIANSTLSGNHVLSHGGAIFASGGSITIVDSTISDNVAKEITPTGGQYGYGGAIFGSGTLVIDRSTINNNVSMNGGAILGSFSRLSISNSTLSGNSADIGGAIKIGLSSSVLEITNSTLAGNSARYGSTIMFDAAATLNATNSIFAGGGPSTTCVFPYAPTVNDLGGNLANDSSCGIGTFASLANLKLGPLADNGGPTQTIALGNGSVAIGAGDSDVCNADPINGVDQRGSARLTMTCDSGAFDTGTPPDTTAPTITPTISGTLGESGWYTSDVDVSWSVVDAESTVSSQPAAKRRR